The Misgurnus anguillicaudatus chromosome 21, ASM2758022v2, whole genome shotgun sequence genome includes a window with the following:
- the LOC141353198 gene encoding GTPase IMAP family member 7-like has protein sequence MGATDSRPNMRIVLLGKTGDGKSSAGNTILKQKLFMSKASPESVTYECISGDRNVYGKKITVIDTPGLMDTSTDEETIKKEIIRSVIECAPGPDVFTIVLKVGRYTGHEMEIVDKILEYCGEDTFKHSVILFTHGEQLEGQTIEEFVKRSSKLQELVDKCGGRCHVIDSKYWNKRYMGYKSNKVQVKNLLLTVEQKLKDNKSSCYTNELLQMVEEEIQEEIKNIKEENMSPEEKREVAKKMVNKKLLIKLAGVTTGTLTGAFLGIGVAVASVVALLKAASITGAAAVAGATGAAAAAGATGVAAGTAVAEAGLITGAGIGAAGVTGAGIGAAGSGIAAGIAGVGAASSGVAAGVILGAAAFAGAIGGGVTGYKAAEDVDSISDAIKNAAKLNYENAKGVVKKAEKHKFKLFKKE, from the exons ATGGGAG cCACAGACTCTCGACCAAACATGAGGATTGTACTTCTTGGGAAAACAGGAGATGGGAAAAGCAGCGCTGGGAATACCATTCTTAAACAGAAACTATTCATGAGTAAAGCTTCACCTGAATCTGTGACATATGAATGTATAAGTGGAGACCGTAATGTTTATGGGAAAAAGATCACAGTTATTGACACACCTGGACTTATGGACACAAGTACTGATGAGGAGACTATCAAAAAGGAGATTATTAGATCTGTAATTGAATGCGCTCCAGGTCCTGATGTCTTTACCATTGTTTTAAAGGTTGGAAGGTACACAGGACATGAAATGGAGATTGTGGATAAAATTTTAGAATATTGTGGAGAggatacatttaaacattcagTGATTTTATTCACTCACGGTGAACAACTTGAGGGTCAAACTATAGAGGAATTTGTGAAGAGGAGTTCAAAATTACAGGAGCTTGTTGATAAATGTGGAGGTCGCTGCCACGTCATTGACAGTAAATACTGGAACAAACGCTACATGGGATACAAGAGCAACAAGGTCCAGGTGAAAAATCTTCTGTTAACCGTAGAGCAGAAGTTAAAAGACAATAAGAGCAGCTGCTACACCAATGAGCTATTACAAATGGTAGAGGAAGAAATTCAAGAGGAGATAAAGAACATCAAAGAGGAAAACATGTCTCCAGAAGAGAAACGAGAAGTAGCAAAAAAGATGGTTAACAAAAAACTTCTCATTAAACTTGCAGGAGTAACAACGGGGACACTGACTGGTGCATTCCTTGGCATTGGTGTTGCAGTAGCATCCGTTGTGGCTTTACTTAAAGCAGCCAGCATTACAGGAGCAGCAGCAGTTGCTGGAGCCACAGGAGCAGCAGCAGCTGCTGGAGCCACAGGTGTAGCAGCAGGAACAGCAGTGGCAGAGGCAGGTCTCATCACAGGAGCTGGTATTGGAGCAGCAGGTGTCACAGGAGCTGGTATTGGAGCAGCAGGTTCAGGAATTGCTGCAGGTATTGCAGGGGTTGGAGCAGCAAGTTCAGGAGTTGCTGCAGGTGTCATTCTGGGAGCTGCAGCTTTTGCAGGAGCAATTGGAGGAGGAGTCACTGGATATAAAGCAGCTGAAGACGTTGATTCCATTTCAGATGCAATAAAGAATGCTGCAAAACTTAACTATGAGAACGCAAAAGGCGTTGTCAAAAAGGCAGAGAAACACAAattcaaactttttaaaaaggagTAA